One Kitasatospora sp. NBC_01287 DNA window includes the following coding sequences:
- a CDS encoding ATP-binding cassette domain-containing protein codes for MPEPLLDARGLWKTYGQVEALRGANFTVHPGEVVALIGDNGAGKSTLVKTLVGAVAPDRGEIRMDGRPVLFGTPRQAQRLGIETVYQDLALAAELDAAANLFLGRELLRAGPLGALGVLDKRAMRARSAAAFAELGVELGDIDAPVATLSGGQRQSVAIARSVAWASRVVFMDEPTAALGVVQRARVLDVIRKVRDRGVATVLISHNMPDVLAVADRVEVLRLGRRVARFTAAGTSLDELVAAMTGALVNEGEQP; via the coding sequence ATGCCCGAACCGCTGCTCGACGCACGCGGCCTGTGGAAGACGTACGGCCAGGTGGAGGCGCTGCGCGGCGCGAACTTCACCGTCCACCCGGGCGAGGTGGTGGCCCTGATCGGTGACAACGGCGCGGGCAAGTCCACCCTGGTGAAGACCCTGGTCGGGGCGGTGGCCCCGGACCGCGGCGAGATCCGGATGGACGGCCGGCCGGTCCTCTTCGGCACCCCGCGGCAGGCCCAGCGGCTGGGCATCGAGACCGTCTACCAGGACCTGGCGCTGGCCGCCGAGTTGGACGCCGCGGCGAACCTGTTCCTCGGACGCGAGTTGCTGCGCGCGGGGCCGCTCGGCGCCCTCGGGGTGCTGGACAAGCGCGCCATGCGGGCCCGCTCGGCGGCCGCGTTCGCCGAACTCGGCGTCGAGCTGGGGGACATCGACGCCCCGGTGGCCACCCTCTCGGGCGGCCAGCGGCAGAGCGTGGCGATCGCCCGCTCGGTGGCCTGGGCCTCCCGGGTGGTCTTCATGGACGAACCGACCGCCGCGCTCGGCGTGGTGCAGCGCGCCCGGGTGCTCGACGTGATCCGCAAGGTCCGCGACCGGGGCGTGGCCACGGTGCTGATCAGCCACAACATGCCCGATGTGCTCGCGGTGGCCGACCGGGTCGAAGTCCTGCGGCTCGGGCGGCGGGTGGCGCGCTTCACGGCGGCGGGGACCTCGCTGGACGAACTGGTGGCCGCGATGACCGGCGCCCTGGTGAACGAGGGGGAGCAGCCGTGA
- a CDS encoding LacI family DNA-binding transcriptional regulator: MPEAQTRPEPAPAGRSTMKDVAAAAGVGIKTVSRVVNEESGVTAGTAARVRQAIETLGYRRHDGARLLRQGLRTGSVGLIIEDLADPFYAALCRAVEEAARHRGSLLFAGSSAQQPPRERELALTFCARRVDGLILVPTGTDQGYLLPEQSAGTPIVCVDRPATGLVADTVLSDNARGAREGTEHLLRQGHRRIGFLGDCPELHTAAERLRGYRAALAGAGLRGRADWVAMGAPEPARLRPALERMLAGRRPVTALLCGNNRITVTVLRELASLPHRPALVGFDDFELADLLAPPVTVIAQDPAGLGRTAAELLFARLAGERGPAQRIELPARLIPRGSGELPAR, from the coding sequence ATGCCCGAGGCCCAGACGCGGCCCGAGCCCGCACCCGCGGGGCGGTCCACCATGAAGGACGTGGCGGCCGCGGCGGGCGTCGGGATCAAGACCGTCTCCCGGGTGGTCAACGAGGAGTCCGGTGTCACGGCCGGGACGGCGGCCCGGGTCCGCCAGGCCATCGAGACCCTCGGCTACCGGCGCCACGACGGGGCCCGGCTGCTGCGCCAGGGCCTGCGCACCGGCAGCGTCGGCCTGATCATCGAGGACCTCGCCGACCCGTTCTACGCGGCGCTCTGCCGGGCCGTGGAGGAGGCGGCCCGGCACCGCGGCTCGCTGCTCTTCGCCGGCTCCTCGGCCCAGCAGCCACCGCGCGAACGCGAGCTGGCGCTGACCTTCTGCGCCCGCCGGGTGGACGGCCTGATCCTGGTCCCGACCGGGACCGACCAGGGCTACCTGCTGCCCGAGCAGAGCGCCGGCACCCCGATCGTCTGCGTGGACCGCCCGGCCACCGGCCTGGTGGCCGACACCGTGCTCAGCGACAACGCGCGCGGCGCCCGCGAGGGCACCGAGCACCTGCTGCGCCAGGGGCACCGCCGGATCGGCTTCCTCGGCGACTGCCCGGAGCTGCACACCGCGGCCGAGCGGCTGCGCGGCTACCGCGCCGCGCTGGCCGGGGCCGGCCTGCGCGGCCGGGCCGACTGGGTGGCGATGGGCGCGCCGGAGCCGGCCCGGCTGCGACCGGCCCTGGAGCGGATGCTGGCCGGGCGCCGGCCGGTCACCGCGCTGCTCTGCGGCAACAACCGGATCACCGTCACCGTGCTGCGCGAACTGGCCTCGCTCCCCCACCGCCCGGCCCTGGTCGGCTTCGACGACTTCGAACTGGCCGATCTGCTCGCCCCGCCGGTGACCGTGATCGCCCAGGACCCGGCCGGACTCGGCCGCACCGCCGCCGAACTGCTCTTCGCCCGCCTGGCCGGCGAGCGCGGCCCGGCCCAGCGGATCGAGCTGCCCGCCAGGCTGATCCCACGCGGCTCCGGCGAACTCCCCGCCCGGTAG
- a CDS encoding ABC transporter substrate-binding protein: MTGNPSKEELTVHGKALAVGAVALLALAAGCSSSGGSGSGSGSGTGTGSGSGSGGSGGKSITFVAGKTGDPFYITMKCGAQAEAAKLGEKFTATGSADWSVPEQVGSVSAVTATRPGGVLISPVDPNSLQGPIRTLQSGGTKVAIVDTTLTDSSIGVTRISSDNLQGGRQAADSMAQLTGGSGEVVLLTPDLTTTTTNARIQGFKQQLASKYPGLRIDDTRQVGDTAQGAAAAVGDELAAHLHLVGIFAANSQTGEGVGTGLKNAGRQGAVKVVSFDAGPQQVSELKSGAVDALISQDPYGIGQQAVDQLVNALTGKPVTGSIQTDLAGITRDNVGDPSMSRFLYRTDCDS; encoded by the coding sequence ATGACCGGCAACCCCAGCAAGGAGGAACTCACGGTGCACGGCAAGGCTTTGGCAGTGGGTGCGGTGGCGCTGCTCGCGCTGGCGGCCGGGTGCTCAAGCTCGGGAGGCTCGGGCTCGGGCTCGGGCTCGGGCACGGGCACGGGCTCCGGCTCGGGCTCCGGCGGATCGGGCGGCAAGAGCATCACCTTCGTGGCCGGCAAGACCGGCGACCCGTTCTACATCACCATGAAGTGCGGCGCGCAGGCCGAGGCGGCCAAGCTGGGCGAGAAGTTCACCGCCACCGGCTCGGCCGACTGGAGCGTGCCCGAGCAGGTCGGCTCGGTCTCCGCGGTGACCGCGACCCGTCCCGGCGGCGTGCTGATCTCGCCGGTGGACCCGAACTCGCTGCAGGGGCCGATCCGCACCCTGCAGAGCGGCGGGACCAAGGTGGCGATCGTCGACACCACGCTGACCGACTCCTCGATCGGTGTCACCCGGATCTCCTCCGACAACCTCCAGGGTGGCCGGCAGGCGGCCGACAGCATGGCGCAGCTGACCGGCGGCAGCGGCGAGGTGGTGCTGCTCACCCCGGACCTGACCACGACCACCACCAATGCCAGGATCCAGGGCTTCAAGCAGCAACTCGCCTCGAAGTACCCGGGGTTGCGGATCGACGACACCCGCCAGGTGGGCGATACCGCGCAAGGCGCGGCCGCCGCCGTAGGTGACGAACTCGCCGCCCACCTGCACCTGGTGGGCATCTTCGCCGCCAACTCGCAGACCGGTGAAGGGGTGGGCACCGGGCTCAAGAACGCGGGCAGGCAGGGCGCGGTGAAGGTGGTCTCCTTCGACGCCGGCCCGCAGCAGGTCAGCGAGCTGAAGAGCGGCGCGGTGGACGCGTTGATCTCGCAGGACCCGTACGGGATCGGGCAGCAGGCGGTGGACCAGTTGGTGAACGCGTTGACCGGCAAGCCGGTGACCGGGAGCATCCAGACCGATCTGGCCGGCATCACCCGGGACAACGTGGGCGACCCGAGCATGTCTCGCTTCCTGTACCGGACGGACTGCGACTCCTGA
- a CDS encoding ABC transporter permease, which yields MSDTAPPGPAPAPAKRPSWPLRPLRQFRPLWQRARAQNTLWTFLVLLVLVAAFSALRPDAFATGFEFRSIAVESSILVVLAVGQTFVIVTSGIDLSVGSVLIFSGVVAVRTMNALDPSPDAGTGAVLIGVLAGLLAGLGWGIFNGVWVAKAKVPPLIVTLGTLGIALGLGQVLTHGIDVGNVPSSLANSVGSGSVLGIPWLIVVAVLVVALAAPALHATRFGRYTLAVGSNEEAAARVGIRVDRHLIKVYALSGLLSGLAGVLNLAHYSSTTLTSGAQDNLNAIAAVVLGGTSLFGGVGTVIGTVIGVFIPAVLQSGFTILQVQSFWQTVAVGAVLILAVYFDQLRRRRRGNR from the coding sequence GTGAGCGACACCGCCCCGCCCGGGCCGGCGCCCGCACCGGCGAAGCGCCCGTCCTGGCCGCTCCGGCCGCTCCGGCAGTTCCGGCCGCTCTGGCAGCGCGCCCGCGCCCAGAACACGCTCTGGACCTTCCTGGTGCTGCTGGTGCTGGTGGCGGCCTTCTCGGCGCTGCGCCCGGACGCCTTCGCCACCGGCTTCGAGTTCCGCAGCATCGCCGTGGAGTCCTCGATCCTGGTGGTGCTCGCGGTCGGCCAGACCTTCGTCATCGTCACCTCGGGGATCGACCTGTCGGTCGGCTCGGTGCTGATCTTCTCCGGCGTGGTCGCGGTCAGGACGATGAACGCGCTGGACCCGAGCCCCGACGCCGGCACCGGCGCGGTGCTGATCGGCGTGCTGGCCGGCCTGCTGGCGGGGCTCGGCTGGGGGATCTTCAACGGGGTCTGGGTGGCCAAGGCCAAGGTCCCGCCGCTGATCGTCACGCTGGGCACGCTGGGCATCGCGCTCGGCCTCGGGCAGGTGCTCACCCATGGCATCGATGTCGGCAACGTGCCTTCCTCGCTGGCGAATTCGGTCGGAAGCGGCAGTGTGCTCGGCATCCCCTGGCTGATCGTGGTGGCGGTGCTGGTGGTCGCGCTGGCCGCGCCGGCGCTGCACGCCACCAGGTTCGGCCGCTACACACTGGCGGTCGGCTCCAACGAGGAGGCGGCCGCCCGGGTCGGCATCCGGGTCGACCGGCACCTGATCAAGGTCTACGCCCTCTCCGGCCTGCTCTCCGGCCTGGCGGGCGTGCTCAACCTCGCGCACTACAGCAGCACCACGCTGACCAGCGGGGCCCAGGACAACCTGAACGCCATCGCCGCGGTGGTGCTCGGCGGGACCAGCCTCTTCGGCGGCGTCGGCACGGTGATCGGCACCGTGATCGGCGTCTTCATCCCGGCGGTGCTGCAGAGCGGCTTCACCATCCTTCAGGTGCAGTCCTTCTGGCAGACCGTGGCGGTGGGGGCGGTGCTGATCCTGGCCGTCTACTTCGACCAGCTGCGCCGCCGCAGACGCGGCAACCGATGA